From the genome of Cellvibrio japonicus Ueda107, one region includes:
- the ahpC gene encoding alkyl hydroperoxide reductase subunit C has protein sequence MASINSEIKPFSAQAYHQGKFIHLTEADLKGKWSVVFFYPADFTFVCPTELGDLADNYADFQKLGVEIYAVSTDTHFTHKAWHDSSETIGKIQYPMIGDPTGAITRNFGVMIEEAGLADRGTFVIDPQGKIQIIEINAGGIGRDASELLRKVKAAQYVAAHPGEVCPAKWKEGDATLAPSLDLVGKI, from the coding sequence ATGGCAAGTATCAATTCGGAAATTAAACCTTTCAGTGCCCAGGCTTATCATCAGGGTAAATTTATTCACCTGACCGAAGCGGATTTGAAAGGCAAGTGGTCAGTGGTTTTCTTCTACCCCGCTGACTTCACGTTTGTATGTCCCACCGAACTGGGCGACCTGGCAGACAACTATGCCGACTTCCAAAAACTGGGCGTGGAAATTTATGCAGTCTCTACCGACACTCACTTCACTCACAAAGCCTGGCATGACAGCTCGGAAACCATCGGCAAAATCCAGTACCCGATGATCGGTGATCCAACCGGCGCTATTACGCGCAATTTTGGTGTGATGATTGAAGAAGCTGGCTTGGCTGATCGTGGTACTTTCGTGATTGATCCACAAGGCAAAATCCAGATTATCGAAATCAACGCCGGCGGTATTGGCCGCGATGCCTCCGAACTGCTGCGCAAGGTAAAGGCAGCGCAATATGTTGCAGCACATCCCGGCGAAGTATGTCCGGCTAAATGGAAAGAGGGTGATGCAACCCTGGCTCCCTCACTGGACCTGGTTGGCAAGATTTAA
- the ahpF gene encoding alkyl hydroperoxide reductase subunit F produces the protein MLDAAIKGQLKAYLEKLQRPIELVASLDDTAKSRELKSLLDEITALSDNVSARLDGNSVYRPSFGVARPGETPRIEFAGIPLGHEFTSLVLALLHTGGHPARIDAATLEQIKAIDGQFHFDIFVSLSCHNCPDVVQAVNTMAAQNPNISATMIDGALFQGEVEKRQIMAVPSVYLNGQHFGQGRMTLEEILAKIDTGAAEREAKLLNGKVPFDVLVVGGGPAGSAAAIYAARKGIRTGVVAERFGGQVLDTLAIENFISVTETEGPKLAMALEQHVKEYDVDVMNLQKAAELIPGDLIEVKLASGASLKSKSVILTTGARWREMNVPGEKEYRGKGVAYCPHCDGPLFKGKRVAVIGGGNSGVEAAIDLAGIVAHVTLLEFDSTLRADAVLQRKLLSLPNVTVITEALTSEVLGDGQKVTGLTYKNRNTDDLTQVELEGIFVQIGLLPNTDWLKGTVALSQRGEIEINTRGETSVPGVFAAGDCTTVPYKQIIIAMGAGSTAALGAFDHLIRASAP, from the coding sequence ATGTTAGATGCTGCTATTAAAGGCCAGCTCAAGGCTTACCTCGAAAAGCTGCAGCGCCCGATTGAATTGGTTGCCAGTCTCGATGACACTGCCAAAAGCCGGGAACTCAAAAGCCTGCTTGACGAGATCACCGCTCTGTCAGACAACGTCAGTGCGCGCCTGGATGGCAACTCTGTGTATCGTCCTTCTTTCGGTGTGGCCCGTCCGGGAGAAACACCGCGTATTGAGTTTGCCGGTATTCCCCTGGGGCATGAATTTACCTCACTGGTACTCGCGCTGTTGCACACAGGCGGTCACCCAGCGCGGATTGATGCTGCAACACTGGAGCAAATCAAAGCCATTGATGGACAGTTCCATTTTGATATTTTTGTGTCGCTCTCTTGCCATAACTGCCCGGATGTTGTCCAGGCTGTTAATACCATGGCGGCACAAAACCCGAATATTTCTGCCACTATGATTGATGGCGCGCTGTTCCAAGGCGAAGTGGAAAAGCGCCAGATCATGGCGGTGCCCAGTGTCTACCTGAATGGCCAGCACTTTGGCCAGGGGCGCATGACGCTGGAGGAAATTCTTGCCAAAATTGATACGGGTGCAGCTGAGCGTGAAGCCAAATTGCTTAATGGCAAAGTACCTTTCGATGTATTGGTTGTGGGTGGTGGTCCCGCTGGGTCAGCAGCGGCTATTTACGCGGCGCGTAAAGGCATTCGCACGGGCGTTGTGGCCGAGCGTTTTGGTGGTCAGGTATTGGATACCCTGGCGATTGAAAACTTTATTTCAGTAACAGAAACCGAAGGCCCCAAACTTGCCATGGCACTGGAGCAACATGTTAAGGAATACGACGTAGATGTGATGAACCTGCAGAAAGCGGCTGAACTTATCCCCGGTGACCTGATCGAGGTTAAGCTGGCCAGCGGTGCCAGCCTTAAAAGCAAGAGTGTGATCCTTACCACCGGTGCGCGCTGGCGTGAAATGAATGTGCCGGGCGAAAAGGAATATCGTGGCAAAGGTGTTGCCTATTGTCCCCACTGCGACGGCCCTCTGTTTAAAGGAAAACGCGTTGCGGTGATTGGCGGCGGTAATTCCGGGGTGGAAGCGGCAATTGACCTGGCAGGTATTGTCGCCCATGTAACACTGTTGGAATTCGATTCCACATTGCGTGCCGATGCGGTGTTGCAGCGTAAATTGTTAAGCTTGCCGAATGTCACTGTTATTACGGAGGCCCTGACAAGCGAAGTGCTTGGCGATGGCCAGAAAGTGACAGGCTTGACGTACAAAAACCGCAACACAGATGACCTTACCCAGGTGGAGTTGGAAGGTATTTTCGTCCAGATTGGGTTACTGCCGAATACCGATTGGCTGAAGGGTACAGTAGCATTGTCCCAGCGCGGTGAAATTGAAATCAATACACGTGGTGAAACCTCTGTACCGGGTGTATTCGCCGCGGGTGATTGCACCACTGTTCCTTACAAGCAAATTATTATTGCGATGGGCGCTGGCTCGACCGCCGCCTTGGGAGCATTCGATCATCTGATCAGAGCAAGTGCGCCATAA
- a CDS encoding glycosyltransferase family 2 protein → MTYGDPCLSTCQPAISVIVPVYNVDTYVANCIRSLLMQENAPTYEIILVNDGSTDNSKAICEVLQQTTPAIIRLFNHEFNQGLSIARNTGLAQVRGEYFTFVDADDLIPPSALGDLYAAACEYNADIVKGNNWIFSKEQRYPANYNTKRTRIFHSDKILIAFYEHQLMRGHTWGKLFRTSVFVDIPNQPGVAMAQDTLYCAEMFAKANTLVVIPRPVYEYRLRAGSATGRKYETKAYLWWLYSIEQAGRFARTPKQKRRHKQLQMRTLIQISKEARQLNNLALGPVVNEVHQHQARWNLLNLWQVARHGLGVRWILHFIQFAFILARLERRLEKPVRFSNAS, encoded by the coding sequence ATGACCTACGGTGATCCTTGTTTATCCACTTGTCAGCCTGCAATCTCGGTGATTGTCCCTGTCTATAATGTCGACACTTATGTTGCAAACTGTATTAGATCTTTGTTGATGCAGGAAAACGCCCCCACTTACGAAATTATTTTGGTTAATGATGGATCAACGGATAACAGCAAGGCCATATGCGAAGTATTACAACAAACAACTCCCGCAATAATCCGCTTGTTTAACCATGAATTTAACCAGGGATTATCCATCGCTCGAAATACTGGGCTGGCTCAAGTACGTGGAGAATACTTTACCTTTGTGGATGCAGATGACCTGATTCCACCTTCGGCACTTGGGGATTTATATGCTGCGGCATGTGAGTACAATGCCGATATTGTGAAAGGTAACAACTGGATATTCAGCAAAGAGCAGCGCTACCCTGCAAACTACAACACTAAACGTACGCGCATCTTCCACAGCGATAAGATACTCATCGCTTTTTACGAACACCAACTCATGCGCGGCCACACCTGGGGCAAGCTATTTCGCACATCGGTTTTTGTCGATATTCCAAACCAGCCCGGTGTCGCCATGGCCCAGGACACACTCTATTGTGCAGAAATGTTCGCGAAAGCAAACACCCTGGTTGTTATCCCCAGGCCGGTATATGAATATCGATTAAGGGCCGGTAGCGCTACAGGCAGGAAATACGAAACCAAGGCCTATTTATGGTGGCTCTATAGCATCGAACAGGCCGGGCGTTTTGCGCGGACGCCAAAACAGAAGCGACGCCATAAGCAGTTACAAATGCGCACACTCATACAAATCAGCAAGGAGGCTCGCCAACTAAATAACCTGGCATTAGGGCCAGTGGTGAATGAGGTTCACCAGCACCAGGCGCGCTGGAACCTGTTAAACCTGTGGCAAGTTGCCAGGCATGGCCTGGGTGTACGCTGGATACTTCACTTTATACAATTTGCCTTTATCCTCGCGCGCCTGGAGCGGCGCCTGGAGAAACCCGTGCGTTTTTCAAATGCCAGCTAA
- a CDS encoding RBBP9/YdeN family alpha/beta hydrolase, with translation MSAQLIPDSITKSLSQALANYAVIIVPGLRNSDENHWQSLWQTQLPNSRRIHLSNWDTPDLDAWKAAIRTQLKYVDKPAVLIAHSFGTLASASIAEEFPEKIAALFLVAPADPDKFGIAKRLPQHPLQVGAKIIASSNDPWLRDSKAAFWSLQWGADFLRLQNVGHINSESNLGFWAEGIQLLTQFLRKARNEKLWLRNGIADNKHALA, from the coding sequence ATGAGTGCACAGCTGATACCCGATTCCATTACCAAAAGCCTGTCACAGGCTTTAGCAAACTATGCCGTCATCATTGTTCCTGGCTTACGTAACAGCGACGAAAACCACTGGCAAAGCTTATGGCAAACACAATTGCCTAACAGCCGGAGAATTCATTTATCGAACTGGGACACACCGGATCTGGATGCCTGGAAAGCGGCGATTCGCACACAGCTGAAATACGTGGATAAACCTGCTGTATTGATTGCCCACAGCTTCGGCACCCTCGCCAGTGCCAGCATTGCAGAGGAATTTCCGGAAAAAATCGCCGCGTTATTTCTGGTTGCCCCGGCAGACCCGGATAAATTCGGAATCGCCAAGCGCTTGCCACAACATCCCTTACAAGTAGGAGCCAAAATTATCGCCAGCAGCAACGACCCCTGGCTGCGCGATAGCAAGGCCGCCTTCTGGTCCTTGCAGTGGGGCGCAGATTTCCTGCGCCTGCAAAATGTAGGTCATATCAATAGTGAGTCAAACCTGGGCTTCTGGGCCGAAGGTATTCAATTACTCACTCAGTTTTTACGCAAAGCCCGCAACGAAAAGCTCTGGCTAAGAAATGGCATCGCTGATAACAAACATGCGCTGGCCTGA
- a CDS encoding LysE family translocator, with translation MEQLWLFVTLTFFVSASPGPVMLSCMIDAARFGLGHSWFTMLGASAGNLVLILLSALGLSLVIHQAEWIFHTIKWLGAAYLAYLGLKLYSAAVLPISLARQQVRRNHLFGRAFMVAITNPKGLIYFGALLPQFIQPQQPIAAQFALLAMIFLAIDLVWMLVYAKGGKMLMHWLQAPSHQRWFNRLCGAALLCAGIALAFSQR, from the coding sequence ATGGAACAACTCTGGTTGTTTGTTACCCTCACCTTTTTTGTTTCAGCCAGCCCTGGTCCGGTCATGCTGTCGTGCATGATCGACGCGGCACGTTTTGGCCTGGGGCATTCATGGTTTACGATGCTGGGGGCCAGCGCCGGTAACCTGGTCCTGATCCTGCTCTCAGCGCTGGGACTCAGCCTTGTTATTCACCAGGCTGAGTGGATTTTCCACACGATCAAATGGCTGGGCGCGGCCTACCTGGCTTACCTCGGGCTAAAACTCTATAGCGCCGCTGTACTACCGATTTCCCTCGCCCGACAGCAAGTGCGACGCAATCACTTATTTGGCAGGGCCTTTATGGTTGCGATTACCAACCCCAAAGGCCTGATTTATTTTGGCGCACTCCTCCCCCAATTTATCCAACCCCAACAACCCATCGCTGCGCAATTTGCACTCTTGGCCATGATTTTTTTGGCCATAGACCTGGTGTGGATGCTGGTGTATGCCAAGGGCGGCAAAATGCTTATGCATTGGTTACAAGCGCCGTCACATCAACGCTGGTTTAACCGTCTCTGTGGTGCTGCCTTACTATGTGCCGGTATAGCGCTGGCTTTCTCCCAACGATAA